A DNA window from Miscanthus floridulus cultivar M001 unplaced genomic scaffold, ASM1932011v1 fs_837_1_2, whole genome shotgun sequence contains the following coding sequences:
- the LOC136533283 gene encoding uncharacterized protein yields the protein MASMMGGDFVEAYVLKNAYKEKLRRMEAAEEKKSKQGPAEKEKKASGGGGGRGGGGGGLFGLLKKKVHPKAAASPMETSSAEEASS from the coding sequence ATGGCGTCCATGATGGGAGGAGACTTCGTGGAAGCGTACGTGCTCAAGAACGCCTACAAGGAGAAACTCCGGCGCATGGAGGCGGCCGAGGAGAAGAAGAGCAAGCAGGGCCCcgcggagaaggagaagaaggcctcgggcggcggcggcggcaggggaggaggaggaggaggcctttTCGGGCTCCTGAAGAAGAAGGTGCACCCGAAAGCGGCCGCGTCGCCCATGGAGACGAGCAGCGCTGAAGAAGCCTCCTCTTGA